In Sesamum indicum cultivar Zhongzhi No. 13 linkage group LG8, S_indicum_v1.0, whole genome shotgun sequence, the sequence agatgtgtattctcatttttgtttacctgatatgaaagagtatttatcgaaatgaagagcaataacaggacagaAGATAGTGCATtgttcctctttttttttttcttttaatatatctcgttagcaagagtcgtcttggattgatttactttactagagggatATAGTgtgagaaaatgagtggatgattgataaaatcggataaatgccttggatggttatgatctgctaaccaattcttgaattggttgccagcgaccacaacaaaatattgtagttttgaaccctgactttggtgtgtttaaccattttaatttccttcctgctaatagcggtctgtataattttcacccttgaatcacatggtagtttctgtagcatcacctttatttttgggtactcgcatggaagagggagaatggtccttttgctcaggaacaattagtcagttatatatgttgtagttgatgcttgactcatgcttgtgcttacatgcAGCTTattgtttatcaggtaaagaattaatcattcacctgcccaagtatgtgttatttttctgccttcaggtacttatgggcagtttcatacatatttgagtggtaacaattttctagtaatgtggttttggtattgtAGAAACCAGGATATTAGGcttataagttgttgaatctgtggtgtTGTTTGATAAATGGCACATCTGTTCCTATGCCTCTTCTTCAGAGAGTGAATGATTCCTTTATTGGAATtagacactagctttaactttttagaagagaggtaagtttcatgaagtaatcaaaatccattacaagtttttatgctaactttgttaaaggttgaggcgtcttATGTGATTTATGTCTCATTACAGgtattgtttgttttgtggtctatttatgtcctttgtaatatttttgtatgcttgcgtagatgtgtattctcatttttgtttatcttatatgaatgagtatttattgaaatcaaGAACAATAACAGGATAGGAGAGAGttcattgtccctcttcttctttcttttcaatatatctcgttagcaaaagtggtcttggatttattaactttactagagggggtatagtgagagaaaatgagtggaggattgataaaatctgataaattgACTTAGGTGGTTAAGAACtactaaccaattcttgagaagttttgctgaatgatgcccccttcTTGTTCCGACTattccatttccttgtctgtgcatcttttgtttttatgtgtgtgtgtgtgtgtggtgtgtgggtgtgtgtctgtggggtgtgtgcgtgcgtgcggggtgtgtgtgtgtggtgtgtgggtgtgcgTGTGGtccctcttcttctttcttttcaatatatctcgttagcaagagtggtcttggatttattaactttactagagggggtatagtgagagaaaatgagtggaggattgataaaatcttataaattgaCTTGGGTGGTTAAGAACtactaaccaattcttgagaagttttgctgaatgatgcccccttcTTGTTCCGACTattccatttccttgtctgtgcatcttttgtttttatgtgtgtgtgtgtgtggtgtgtgggtgtgtgtctgtggggtgtgtgcgtgcgtgcggggtgtgtgtgtgtggtgtgtgggtgtgcgtgtgtgcgtgtgcatgtgcatgtgcggtgtaTGTGTCACgatagaacatattttactttaattttgaacatagaagaagtgaggtgttgtttttatctaaatgatgccccctccttgttccgacttttccatttccttgtctgtgagtctttttttattatgtgtgtgtgtgtgtgtgtgtggtgtgtgggtgtgtgcgtgcgtgtgtggtgtgtgtgtgtgtgtgtgcgtgtactatgtgtgtgtgtgtggggtgtgtgtgtgtgcgtgcgtgcgtgcgtgtggggtgtgtgtgtgtggggggtgggggggggggggtgtgggGTGAGACAAGGTGTAAAATGTTGGAATCCAAACATTGGTTGGTTTTGACCCACCTTAGGAATGGCTCAAAACCAAATCTAGACACAATGaagcttttgttttttcctattttggCTTTAGACAAATTGTAATCCAGATCAATTGTTCATttgaaatcaattatatgacaaatattatatacttattgAATGATTGGTATACAGTCCAAATCCAAATACCTTTTGTTGGTTGAACTGTAATACTATGATGATTGGCTACctcatgaaaaaaatttaaacacgAGGGTAATTTATctagtattttattatatttctaataatattattttatcttaatctTTAATAAtgatcaataaaattcaaataatatccTTAAGGGCAAAGAAAAGTTGCACGCTATCGTGTCTttgtttagaaaaaaaaagaagttgataAAACAACGCACATGAAATTAGCTTGACGcccacaaaaacaaaagcagcagcagcaggaACAAAGACACAAAACCGGCCGCACTGTTTTCTTGCTTATGCGTTCAACGTTGGACCCCTTCCTACTCtatctttaattatttgtttctttccttGTTTGCTCTCTTCGTCGCGGCCAGATTTGGCcaaattagaagaaaaatataataaagataagggtaaaatatagtcgaattttatttgtttttatactttatcatttttttttttttttttatcaatttgtcATTTTAACTTTGCGAAATATGTATTTTGCCATACACGATcattattttgtgatttttctgccaaaaaatatcacatattgtgcatatataaaaaaatatcacattcataacacttaaatattatatgtgcactgcatgtgatgtttatTCGATAAAAACCTTGGTCAAAAACCAATTATAAATGATCAAGTGcaaaattttctaaagttGAGAAGGTaaatgacacaaaaaaaagtatagacgtcaaaatataattgatttacttaatttataattgatatacaattcaaaaaaaatgataaataatttaattcaaccaAATCTAATTCGAATGAAAATTTTCGAAACTACCACTACTTCCCCTCCCCTCATATTTCACTTTCCGCATCTTTCCCTCATATCCTCCAAACCTCACCACTTTTCTCTCTAATAGTCAAAAAGGGCTGCCCCAATACATAAATAACAACTCATCTCAGACAAAAACAAACCATATTCAACAAGAACTGATGCGGGCCACACCCGCATATGCAACCAGAACGTTAGACCGGACATGATCACCCCTAATTGAATCAAAAAGtactgaaaataaatgttgCTCCAAAACTGCAAATACAATCATAAATGACATCGAAATGCAGGTAGCCGTTGCGTGATATTAATAGACAACGGAATAAAGCATCCCACAAACACagatatatgaaaaaaaaaagaagaagtcgttataattcaagaaacaatAACAAGGTTCTTGCAATAAAACAAGAATCTATGCAGGAATCTAGCTACGAAGCAAGATTATACAGTTTCATAGTCGTGTACTTATCAGAAAATATGGGATGTAGACAAGCGTTCTACATTGATTGCAGATGAAGCACTTGAGTGGCTTATACGCCACAAAGCCTCCTCTCCTTTGCGAGGTGTCGctttttaggataaaattgCGAGGCTCATACAAagttaaattaaacaataccTCGTGTTACGCAAGGTTCGAGTCGAGTTGAAAGACACACCAACATGCAAATTAAAAATGGTATCCAcctaatcaagaaaagaactccttttcttgtttctcttaCCTTTTTGCTATTTGATAGCTGCGCAATGATAAGATTGAAGCTTTAAATATGGACATAGGATTGAATCTTGGCAGTTGGAGCATTAACATAAGCTGAGCCCTGAGGCATGTTTGGTAATACTAGGTATAGGCACTAAGAACCTTTTTTCCCGTTGGAGTAGGATAAAGCAAATCTTCAAGTTTATTTGAGATCAACGTAGGGTGGAAGGGACCATTTGGTgaataataaaactatgcaCATGTTATCATTTATCACCGAGAATTTTCTCCTAGGCCAGCCGgaatgaattttctattctaaaCTCTATTGCATTTTCTATTccattgaatatatatacatccacAGACATGGATGCCCGAAAGATTTTATACAAGCAGAAAGTGAAGGTGGAGCTGGGCCATGTATCCACATCAAGAGTCAAGATTCCTTGGCCCATCTCTCACTCTTCTACTGACACCTAAACCCCATTTGCTAACCCCACTTACAATGTCTTTTCTTCCCCACCGTCTGCTCATGTGCACTTCTTTGCACCCATGTTTCTTATGTCCGGAAAAGATTCAATTATTAACGACAATGTCATTCCAATGACTCCTTGACTCTATGCACAAACTTGGCCTAAAAGAGTAAGAAAATTAAGCACATAAACCATTGCTtaattcccaaaaaaaaaaaagaaaaatctagtACCCGATAAACAGTAAAAGCATATATCTAAGGAAAAATCTCTTACCGATACGACGAGAGATAGAGaaagagatgaaaatgaaaccaagAATTTGAAGCAAAGATGGTTTCTTTCACTCATCTTCTTTTCCAAATTGCCAATTACAAAAACATGTATGATGCAACATCCGCTTCGAATCTTATCTATGTGGTTTTACATTTAGGAATGATACATcgtaatttaaaatgaaaaactactaaaaataaaataaaattaaaagaaaaaagaaaactcacTCAAGAATCAGCACCATTAGATGAACCCGGAGCTCTAGGTGAGGTAACGGGGAACAAGGGCAAAAGTCGGGGCTCCGAATCCCTCGGGGTATTTGCCGGCGATGGATGCAGATAgaatcctttttctttaatggCCTGTTCCTCCGCCGTTGTGTGCAAGTTACTATCAGAATTGCTAGCTCGGTTAAATGGGTCGGGTATTAGAGGAGTAACAGGGCTGAGCACCAGCGACGGGAAATCAAGAATACTGGGGGAAAGAATTTCCGGCGTTCCAGGTCGGGGGGAACCGGAGTACCCGGACAAGAAACCCGGCCTAGAGTTGACCAGCCCAGGGCCCAAAGGGCTGATCTTGAAGTTCTTGAGACTGTTTCTGCGTTCGTAGAGCTTGGAAGCTGATTTGTCTTTTCTCGGCCCAGTCTTGATGGGGGGGATCGGGTTCCGGACCGGGTCAGGTCGGGAGGCGACGCGGGCCGTCTCAGTGGACCCGGTTAGCATTTGAACGACTTGTTTGAAGGAGGAGGTGTCGGCCTGGACGAAGGTGGTGGGATACGGGTTGTTGGATTCGGATCTGGTTATGGGAGTGGAGGATGGTTGCGGCGTACGCGGGGAGGGGAGGCGATGGTGGAGGCCATTGCTGGTGGtggtgctgctgctgcttGAACTGTTGGAGCTATGGCTGTTTGGGGATGGAATGAGAGATGGGTTCTCCATTGGTGGGTGAGTAGAAGTTGTGTTTTCGCTGGAGAAGGAAGAGTTTATGTTCaatggaaagaagcagaagaaatAGAGAATAGAGAGAGTGGCATATTTTATTCTTGCATCATGACTTGGTAACTTTCTTTGGTTTGGTAAGAAAATTGCTGTTGTTTTGTACTTGGTTGAGGTAATCCGGGAGGCGCGTACCAAACACTTTCGGAAGAGGGACTTGGAGGTGCACGGCACGTGCAGGGAGAGAGAGTGTTGGTAACATCGGGGCACAAGGTCCAACTGGAACCAGGGTATTAGTGGTGATTGGAATTTCGGACCAGGAGATGATGGTGGGGACAGTCACAGAGGGTGGGAGATAACAAAGAAATAATCACACAAGTTTCAATATTTGGCATTGACTTCAAATTCCGCCCTTTCTTTGCTCACCACTACACTCAAACCTAATACAAGTGAATTTTGATGTGGAGTAATTGTGAGTGGTAGCCCTTTTCATGTTTGTATATAGTGTTGGGTAAAAGATGAAGGTAGGACAAAAGTAGGAGGAAAGTGAAAAGAGAAGTCGTGAATCCCCATTCTCGATTATTAAGCAAAGTGCTAGTTTGAACGGAAGGGACCACAACCAATTTGCTGCTGCTTTTTGAACCATGAAAGTGAGATTCAACAACAATTTTACCAGCAAATGGGATTTTCGTAGAAAGGGTATTCATCAATAATTAGATGGTTACGTTTCGCTGTACTTTGATGCGACAATTCTACACTTCCAATACGGCTCTAATTTagatatgaagaaaaaaaactcgAGATAATTTGTattctttatttgtttgatatatatatattgtcaaatGTCGCTAGTAGTAGTAGAAGACCATTGACCACTTTTTGTGTCGAGAAACAACTTCCACcataatttgatttgacttatacaaaattcaaatgttGGAGTTTCTTAacccctcttttttttataatttataaaatttcccATGTCCGACTCCTGCGGAGGTGTCTAATTTTACGACCACCAGGATACCCCAAGTCAATTGTAAAGGCCCAcgataattacataaattttcaatccaAGTTAAGACCCAACATTTCCTATATTATTGGGCTCGAGTACTATTTTGCTTAGCTGGGCCTGGCCCATTAGTTAATTTGATGTTTATTAAGTACTTCTGAGACTAACAATCGTATTAACTTAAATACTACACatagattttattaatgtaattaaaaatctgCCAAACCcacatctttatttattgtcTGCAAACATGAAAGCATGCTAATACTATTGGCAGCCAAACAAAGCATAGGCTAGTATCAGTCTAGTGTTTTCTAGTAATGGCATGGCAATTTCTTGTGGGGTTCAAAGGCCAAGGGTCCAACATTGAAGAGTACAAAAGGCTGCTTCTTAATCTTAACAGGTGGCTTCACGGCGGGGATCAAGGTAGCGCCGGTGGCGCCGCCGTGGAGGTTGGTGGGGACGCCGCATTTAGGGAGTGGAGAAGAGACTAAGAACACCTTGCATTTGTGGGCAGTGAGAGTCCTCAGCTTCGGCGGCATGAAGAAGAAGTAGCCGTTCTTGTCGGTCTTGGTTTGCTCCACCAAACTTTGTTTTGCGTCGTTGCATTGCAGCTTCACCACCGCTCCTGCACAATACCAACATTGTAGCTTCGaaaacaatatatgtatatgtgtgtatatatagatatttgagATGTGAAAAGTTTACCAGAAAGAGGAGAGGCTCCGACAAGCGTGTCGACCCCCCTGTACTTGCAAGATTTGCAGTACACAACGCCCTGAACAGCGACCAACTTCCTCAGAGGAGGATAAGTCGGCGGCTTAACTGGTGGATAAGCGGGCGGTTTAACAGGTGGGTGGGACGAGGGAGGAGTGGTGGGTGGTTTAACCGGTGGATAAGCAGGCGGTTTGACAGGTGGATGAGCTGGTGGTTTGACAGGGGGATGAGCCGGTGGTTTAACAGGTGGGTGGGACGGGGGAGGAGTGGTGGGTGGCTTAACCGGTGGATGAGCTGGTGGTTTGACAGGGGGATGAGCCGGTGGTTTAACAGGTGGGTGGGACGGGGGAGGAGTGGTGGGTGGCTTAACCGGTGGATGAGCTGGTGgcttggggggggggggggggggggggggggggggtgctTCAGCCGGCGGGTAATGTGCCAGAGTTGCATCAGCAGAAACTAGAGTGGAGGCGcatagcagcagcagcagagaAAGCTGTGAAAGCAGCAAGGCATTTGCTAAACGAGCAAAAGCCATTGTATCTCCGGTTTGACGAACTGAAGAGAAATGCAGGAATTTATAGGGGTTTTGGGAGCATAAATCGCAATTTATTTCTgaagtttttaatattttttttaacagtaAAAGTAAGGAAAGGGATCAGCTGCATAAATCGCAATAAGGCCTTGAAATTTAGAAGCGATTGAAGGTGATGAGTCTGACAGGTTATGAAAAGCTCACATGCAAATTAAGGAGAACGCTCCACTCTTGTTATGCATGGAATGGATGGTTGAATTTTCGCGGTGATTTCTTTATGCTTGTTTTCAGTAATTAGATCACACCCGCATTTAATGCTGTTTGAATTTAATCACAATTCTTGTTAAGGTTTGTACAAACTtgcaatataata encodes:
- the LOC105167898 gene encoding VQ motif-containing protein 4: MENPSLIPSPNSHSSNSSSSSSTTTSNGLHHRLPSPRTPQPSSTPITRSESNNPYPTTFVQADTSSFKQVVQMLTGSTETARVASRPDPVRNPIPPIKTGPRKDKSASKLYERRNSLKNFKISPLGPGLVNSRPGFLSGYSGSPRPGTPEILSPSILDFPSLVLSPVTPLIPDPFNRASNSDSNLHTTAEEQAIKEKGFYLHPSPANTPRDSEPRLLPLFPVTSPRAPGSSNGADS
- the LOC105168580 gene encoding non-classical arabinogalactan protein 31-like, encoding MAFARLANALLLSQLSLLLLLCASTLVSADATLAHYPPAEAPPPPPPPPPPKPPAHPPVKPPTTPPPSHPPVKPPAHPPVKPPAHPPVKPPTTPPPSHPPVKPPAHPPVKPPAHPPVKPPAYPPVKPPTTPPSSHPPVKPPAYPPVKPPTYPPLRKLVAVQGVVYCKSCKYRGVDTLVGASPLSGAVVKLQCNDAKQSLVEQTKTDKNGYFFFMPPKLRTLTAHKCKVFLVSSPLPKCGVPTNLHGGATGATLIPAVKPPVKIKKQPFVLFNVGPLAFEPHKKLPCHY